In the genome of Calothrix sp. PCC 6303, the window CTAGATTAGTCATTATACTCATAATTCCTAATGCATCCAAATCATAGGCTTTACTCAATAAATCTTGCGTTTGGCTATCCAATAAACGAATTTCATCCTCTAAACCTTTAATTTTTGCTCCAGAGACTTTTTGTTGTTTAAAATCCTTGATTTTTGCTTTCAAAGTGTCCCGTCTATCCATACTAGCTTTAACAACTTTACGATAGTTTTCAGCTTGTTGCTGTAAGTCATCTGGGGTTAGTTCTTTGCTCATAACTTTATTTTGATTTTGACTTGACATTATGTTTAAAAAATTTGTTAGAACGCTGGACTAGCTCATCTACGTCTTTGACATAAGTTTTCACTTTTTGTCTAATTTCTGTTGATGAAGGATTTTTATCTTTTTGATAAATTTCCTTAATTTCATGGTGGTCTTTAGCAATTCTTTTTAAAATCTCGATATATTCCTCTGCTATTTTTTGCTTTTCCACAATTTCTAATCTGGTATTTTTCCATTCTCGATCTAGCTCGACAATTGTCTTATCTCTGAGAACCACACCAATTCCTTCTACATTAGAACTATTGACTGTGTTGATAAGATTTCCTAAATATTGTCTGTAGTAGTTATCAACTGCGATTTCCTCAGTCTCTAAAGCTCCATTGATATAGCCTTTAATAATTCCTTCGGAGAAGCCATCAATATAAAATCTTAAACTCCGATCATTTTCTAAAACAGCATCTTTTAAAGTGGAACGTCGTTCTTGCTCAGAAAACACTCTAAAAAGGAATCTAGCAATCGCTGTTCCCGCATCAACTACATCGGTTTGAATTCCGGGTATTTCTACAAGTGAGTCTTGAATAGAATTTAGTTCGGGGTCGTAGTTAATTAAATCATCAGAGGCTAACTGCCCCAAAGCTGTTAAATAACTTATAATTATTAAATTGCCATTATTTAACGCTAAACTAGCTTCTTTTGAGTTGGTTTTACGGTTTACCCCATTAAGTGAGCTTTGTTCTCGTTGTTCATCCTCAGAACAGGATTTTTCTGCATTGACCCTAGCTTGGTTAATTCCCTCAGTAGTTGAAGATTGCAACGGAGTATAATTCGCAGTACGAAGGCAAGATTGATACAAGTCATTAGCAATTTTCTCGAATGCTATATCTGCTTTTTGCCCTATTTTGGATAGATTTTTAGCAGCTTCTATGTCTAAACTACTACCACTACATCCTCCTAACATTAAAGCAAGCGGAACCAGCATTTTGATTACTAGTTTTTGTCTAACCACAAAAATCTCCTGATTAAATGAAAATGTTTGGGATTCTAGTGTGACTTAAAGGAATTGTTAGCCACTTATCCTTTAATTTTCGGGTTAGAGAAAATTCCAGACATAGGGGTCGGTTCAGGTCTGTACGTCGTGGGTAAACATTTCTGTTTTCATCCTTCATCATTTTTGCTAAACTTTGTGCTTATTTCTTTTCGTTGTATTGTATTTTGCCAACTTTTTGATTATGAAGTCTTGCGAGTTAACGCATAATTGTTTGCATGTTTATGCATTGACTGAAATTTACTTCAATGCTATTGCCTGCTAAGTCGGACTTGGAATTAAAGGAAACATTGCACAGATGACAACAATAGCATATACAGTTTTCTGCAATAGTGCGATCGCATTCCTGCACTAACCAGTGCTTAATAGTGCACACAAACATGCAGAAAAGGTCGATGTATAAAATTTTAAGAAACAATAGTATGAGTATTAAGAAAGAGCGAAGAGATTAACAAACAAGCACTCACCTTGCGTTTTCTAACTCTGTAGTTTGGATTTGCTTTGCGAAATATCCTCGATTATCAAACACTAAAATAATAAGGAATCGCAATGATGTCAGAGATTGACATAAGTAATTTTGCCTATGAGAAGTTTGGTGGTGATTCTAAAATATGTGTCGCCGTACTTGACGGACCTGTTGATCAATCTCACCCCTGCTTCGACGGAGCTAATCTGACTCAGCTTCCAACCTTGGTTTCTAGTGTTGCTGATCGCGGTTCTGCATCCCAGCATGGAACTCATGTTGCCAGCGTTATCTTTGGTCAACACGACAGCCCTGTTCGCGGTATTGCACCTAATTGTCGAGGCTTAATTGTACCTGTTTTTAGTGATGGGAGAGACGGGCTTGCCCCTTGTTCCCAGATTGACCTCGCACGGGCGATTACCCAAGCAGTTGAGCAGGGAGCCAATGTCATCAATATTAGTGGTGGTCAATTGGCTGCATCGGCTGAATCTGATCGATTACTGGCGAATGCGGTTAGATTGTGCCGGGAAAATAACGTTCTCATCGTAGCTGCTGCGGGCAACGATGGCTGTGATTGTCTTCATCTTCCGGCTGCTCTTGAGTCGGTACTCGCAGTGGGGGCAATGGATGCCCAAGGAAATCCCATTGGGTTTAGTAATTGGGGTGAGGCTTACCAAAACCAAGGCATTCTCGCTCTCGGTGAAAACATTTTGGGTGCTATCCCTGGTGCAAAAACTGCGACAAAAACTGGTACTAGCTTTGCTACTCCCATTGTGTCGGGCATTGTGGCGCTGTTGCTCAGTATTCAACTGCAACGAGAGGAAAAGCCTGACCCCCATGCGATTCGTGATGCCATCCTCCAAAGTGCCTTGTCTTGCAACCAACTAAAGGGTTTAGATAGCCGTCGCTGTCTAGTGGGAACGCTGAATATTTCTGGGGCATATACCCTAATTACCAAAGGAGAAATTAAACAAATGACAAACGAGAAATCAGGGGGAGTCATGATCCAATCAAGTGAAGCTGACAATGCGATCGCACAACTGCAACCGAGTGAGGTGATTGAATTTGATTTGAAACAAGAGATTTCCCAGTCTTCACCGATCGGTGTTCAGGCTGCGGAAATAAATCAATTAACAACTATGCTAATGAAAGAAACCCCGATGATGATTACTGCTAGCAACCAAGCAAATTCTTCAGTAGCTCCTTCTGAGTGTGCTTCTTGTAGTGGTAGCAAGCAAATTCAGTTAGTTTATGCTTTAGGAGAGTTAGGTTATGATTTCGGTACTCAAGCCCGTCAAGATTCCTTTACCCAAGCCATACCTGCGGGGATTAATTTGCTGGACTATCTAGAGCAAAACCCTTGGGAAGCACAATCGCTGATTTGGACACTGAATCTCGATGCTACGCCCATTTATGCGATTGTGCCTTCTGGTCCCTACGCCAATGTTACTTACGAGCGACTACGATCCTTCCTAGGGGACGAAAATATTGAGCGGGTTTCAATTCCAGGATATATAGCGGGCAGCGTGAAACTACTTTCGGGTCAAACCGTTCCTGCCATCATCCCAGAAGTTCGAGGGATGTACGGATGGTCGGTTGCTGCGTTGATTGAGAATTTAACACAAGCTTATCCAGCAGGTCCTTCAGAAGAAGACTATAGCAATAAGATTCGAGAATATCTGGAGCGGATCTATTATGAATTCCGCAATCTAGGTGTCACACCCCAGGAACGAGCGTTAAACTTCTCTGCGACCAATGCTTTCCAGATTGCCGATGTGATGTCTACTGGCACGGCTGCCGATATTGGACTGGACACTATTACGGTGGAGAAGAGTCCTATCTGTCGCCCCGATTCCAACTGCTACGATGTGAAACTTCAGTTTTTTAACCTAGAAGACAGCCGCAGAGCCGGAAAAGTTTATCGATTCACAGTGGATGTGAGCGATGCGATTCCTGTCTCTATCGGTAGAGTCCGCTCTTGGTCTGTTGCCAGCTAACTGGCACGAGGATAAAGCACTCCTTCTGTGCCTGCCTGTTATTAGACACGACTTGACCTGTGAGGGAAAGATTTTCTCGGTTGCACCTCGCAGAAGGAACACTCAATACTAAAACAAGGAGAAACAATCATGAAACTTCCAATGCAATCTCAACCCATCTTGAGAAAAGTTAGCACCGCAAAAATTATCAGCACGGATATAGTTACTTCTGGATGGAATCGTCCCTGTAACTGCACCATTCCGTGCCGGAGAAGTCGAGAGGCATGTGAGGATTGTTTTGCTGCCTGTTCGCCATTTTGATAAATCCGCAGGATCGCCGCTTCAGCGAGATACTAATACACATCTGGTTAACGCAGCCTCTAATACTTTTGTGAATGCCATAGTGAGGGGAAGTTAGCTAATGTAACCTTCATCCAGGTTGTGTATGCCCGTTATCAGACACGACTTGACCTGTGAGGGAGAGATTTTCTCGGTTGCACCTCGCAGAACGAACACTCAATACTAAAGCATGGAGAAATAATCATGAAACTTCCAATTCAAGCTCAACCGATTAACAGAAAAGTGAGTTCCATTCCTCTGGACGGTTCCAACGGCGTGAAGCCTCAGTTCTTCTGTCCGATTGGGTGTGGCGGGGGTAACTTTTGCCCGGAAGGCACTTTCTGTACCAACACCGGTTTCATGAGCTGTGAATGCGTACCCAGATAGGAAATCCAACTAGGGGCTGTTGATATTTGCACTCCGCGAACCTAGCGGACGGCGTAGGTCTTGAATTCAATGCTTCCGACCTGTGGAGCACTTTTGGATTTCAAGACTTGTAAGTAAGTGCGATCGCTAAACTTTCTTAGGTGCGTTACCTCGTTAACGCACCATCTAATTCCTACGTTTCCATTCAGTAAATCATTGAAAATTAAGGGGAAAATTTGATATGGATCTTGTACAACAAGTTATTGCATTGACAAACAATGAACGTGCTAAACATGGTTTAAGAGCATTGCAATGGAATGAGCAACTATTCAAAGCGGCACAAGGACATTCCCAAAACATGGCACACGGCGATTTCTTCGAGCATGGCGATCCCGTTAAACGTGCCAAAGACCAAGGATATCCATCTTCCTTTGTTGGAGAGAATATTGCGGCAGGCAGACCTACACCAGAAGGTGTAGTGGAACAGTGGCTGAATAGCCCAGGACACCGCGCCAATATTCTGAATTCAGACTATACAGAAATTGGCGTTGGTCATTATTATCTAGAGAATGATCCAGGTCGATATCAATACAAACATTACTGGACGCAAGTCTTTGGTAAACGCTAACCCAAACTCGGCGCGCAAACTAATGAGCCATCTTTAAAAATTTTATGATCGAGAATAGAACGTGCTTAGATTTTACTCTCGATCATAAACTGCGATACCTACGGTGGTAAAGTACGCAATCTCCCGTAGCTTGGCATTACACCAACTCTTCAATGCTCTATGAACAGACAAGCAATCCCATTTTCCAAGCCCCCATCCTGGCGCGATGTCTACGGCGGGCGAAGCCATCGCATTAGTCAATTCTTCCGGTTTCAACAGTTGGGAACGAACTTCCGCACAGAATTACTAGCTGGCTTGACTATCTTTATAACCACGGCTCCAATTCTGGTGGTGAATGCTCATATTTTAGGAAATGCGATATTTCTACAGCAGGCTGGAGATTTATTTGAGCAAATTTTGGTAGCACTTGCCCTTTGTGCTGCGGTATCTAGCTTCCTAATTGGATTACTAACTAACTATCCTTTTGTTCTGGGATCGGCGACTGGTGCCGCCGCACTATTTACCTTCTCTGTTGTGTTAGGTATGGGAATGAATTGGCGATTAGCATTAACCGCTGTCCTAGTCGAGGGAATTCTCTTCACAGCGTTGTCTGTTAGTCCACTCCGTCGCCAACTGCATAATGCCATTCCCAATTCGCTAAAACAGGCGATGGTGATTGGCTTGGGTCTGTTTCTCTCATATATTGCGCTGTCGGGAAAAGTAGGTTCTCCCCAGGTGGGTGCAGGGATCATCGTTGCGAATACTGCCACGCTGACCAGTCTAGGTACACTGAAACAGCCTGCTACACTGATTGCAATTTTTGGGATTTTATTGACGATAATGCTCATGGTGCGGAAGGTCAAAGGCACATTTCTGTTCGTGATTTTTGGTACGGCTGCGCTCGGTTGGCTGACAGGAGTAGTACCACTCCCTAAAGGCATTCTCGCCCTGCCCCAGTTGCCTCAAGACTTGATTGGGCAAGCGATCGTTGGAGTACAATATCTCACCTGGTCGCAACTGGGAAATTTTGTGGCAGTCGTCTTTGTACTGCTATTTATGTCCTTATCCGATGCGATGAGTTTGAATGTGTTAGGGCGACAAATCGACTGCATTCAGCCCGACGGTGAACTATGCCGCTCCAAACAAGCCTTATTATCCAACGCACTCGGAACCGTCTTTGGTGCGATCATTGGTAGTACTCCTGTCATGCCCTATCTAGTAGCTGCTGCTGGCATCTTTGAAGGCGGGCGTAGTGGATTCGTCGCGATCGTGGTTGGGTTACTCTTTCTCATTTCGACGTTGTTCACGCCCCTATTTGCCGCGATTCCTGCGTTTGCTATTGCTCCTATTCCGCTGATGATTGGTGTTTTAATGATGAGTGGTGTGCGTCTGATCAATTGGAATGATTTAGCAGAGGCAATTCCAGCATTCGTAGTCATTTTAATTACACCGCTAACTTTTTCGATCGCCGATGGCATGGCAGCAGGCTTTATTGCTCATGCGGTTACAACCGTCGCTCAGAGAAATCGACAAGGGATGCGATCTAGTCTAGTTTTGGCAGGTATTGCTGTAGCTTACTTCACACTGATCACGATGCAGGCTTAGTACGTAGTTTACCACCGTAGGTATCGCTTCTGTTGCAGAAAGTCCTCTATAACCAGCTCTACATTGATTTAATTTTCTCTGACCCGTTTCAAATTGCTATATGATTTTAAAAACATTCATTGTTTTTATATAAATTTTACACATCTCATTAGCAATGGGTTTCTTCCTGCGGATGCAAAAGTTGTTTTTAATATTACTTTCCTACATAAGTATCACTCCCCTAGTAGCATTGGCACAATCCAAACCCCCATCAGGAGTCACAATTCCCCCCGATACACCAGGTAAAATCGAAGAAATTTTACCTCGACCATCACCAAAGCCCCTTCCGACACCATCTACACCAATCCCCATACTCCCATCATCCCCACCAGAAAATCTACCCGACACAATT includes:
- a CDS encoding PatA/PatG family cyanobactin maturation protease, encoding MMSEIDISNFAYEKFGGDSKICVAVLDGPVDQSHPCFDGANLTQLPTLVSSVADRGSASQHGTHVASVIFGQHDSPVRGIAPNCRGLIVPVFSDGRDGLAPCSQIDLARAITQAVEQGANVINISGGQLAASAESDRLLANAVRLCRENNVLIVAAAGNDGCDCLHLPAALESVLAVGAMDAQGNPIGFSNWGEAYQNQGILALGENILGAIPGAKTATKTGTSFATPIVSGIVALLLSIQLQREEKPDPHAIRDAILQSALSCNQLKGLDSRRCLVGTLNISGAYTLITKGEIKQMTNEKSGGVMIQSSEADNAIAQLQPSEVIEFDLKQEISQSSPIGVQAAEINQLTTMLMKETPMMITASNQANSSVAPSECASCSGSKQIQLVYALGELGYDFGTQARQDSFTQAIPAGINLLDYLEQNPWEAQSLIWTLNLDATPIYAIVPSGPYANVTYERLRSFLGDENIERVSIPGYIAGSVKLLSGQTVPAIIPEVRGMYGWSVAALIENLTQAYPAGPSEEDYSNKIREYLERIYYEFRNLGVTPQERALNFSATNAFQIADVMSTGTAADIGLDTITVEKSPICRPDSNCYDVKLQFFNLEDSRRAGKVYRFTVDVSDAIPVSIGRVRSWSVAS
- a CDS encoding CAP domain-containing protein, which gives rise to MDLVQQVIALTNNERAKHGLRALQWNEQLFKAAQGHSQNMAHGDFFEHGDPVKRAKDQGYPSSFVGENIAAGRPTPEGVVEQWLNSPGHRANILNSDYTEIGVGHYYLENDPGRYQYKHYWTQVFGKR
- a CDS encoding NCS2 family permease — its product is MNRQAIPFSKPPSWRDVYGGRSHRISQFFRFQQLGTNFRTELLAGLTIFITTAPILVVNAHILGNAIFLQQAGDLFEQILVALALCAAVSSFLIGLLTNYPFVLGSATGAAALFTFSVVLGMGMNWRLALTAVLVEGILFTALSVSPLRRQLHNAIPNSLKQAMVIGLGLFLSYIALSGKVGSPQVGAGIIVANTATLTSLGTLKQPATLIAIFGILLTIMLMVRKVKGTFLFVIFGTAALGWLTGVVPLPKGILALPQLPQDLIGQAIVGVQYLTWSQLGNFVAVVFVLLFMSLSDAMSLNVLGRQIDCIQPDGELCRSKQALLSNALGTVFGAIIGSTPVMPYLVAAAGIFEGGRSGFVAIVVGLLFLISTLFTPLFAAIPAFAIAPIPLMIGVLMMSGVRLINWNDLAEAIPAFVVILITPLTFSIADGMAAGFIAHAVTTVAQRNRQGMRSSLVLAGIAVAYFTLITMQA